From a single Fusarium pseudograminearum CS3096 chromosome 2, whole genome shotgun sequence genomic region:
- the STE6-1 gene encoding STE6-1, translating to MTADTNHNDNREEQKKHPSVTENNERPQRTPQVSDYLRVFNYATKWDFFIYALASVASIGAGITMPLMNIIFGQLVNQFTDFAKSSTENSSDGFRDILDRQVLYIVGLFIGRWGLNSINKYCFRMIGIRLSSAIRLHYLQSLFSQSIHVIDSMPAGAPATAITSTSNTLQVGISERLGTFLEYNGTIWASIIVAFVWSWDITLVTASLILYMATAMSITMPILVKGQTATGTADAQGTAIASEALKGIRLVTACGAQSRVMSRYQEWVRKAMVEGQKIAPFTGLHLAFIFFGVFGAFGLSFWYGTKRYIDGAIDNPGVIIIVLMSVMLIITSLERIATPLMAISKAMVAACEFFTVIDAPLPTSGSLKPDITSCDIVFDGVTFEYPSRPGVCVLDALNLCIRSGQNTAIVGPSGSGKSTIVGLLERWYSLKEHHILPQVVQATPKPKADDSPEVLPGGEVEASGNAKLAGTISISGHSIEDLDLKWWRSQIGLVQQEPFLFNDTIFNNVAHGLIGSKWQDEPEEKKRALVSQACKEAYADEFINRLPDGYDTRVGDGGAKLSGGQKQRLAIARSIIKQPHIIILDEATSAIDAKSEKIVQAALDRVTQGRTTITIAHRLSTIKKADNIIVLQKGKVVEQGAHADLIARAGVYSALVGAQALRVADQAEDTAALPDAEKIEHSSELEVTKMDVSVSSGDEGDASTKPRGFFQSFGRLLREQRGKWPNYLGIILSSMAVAAGTPIQAWLFAKAIGVFLSQGDELKRESNFWGLMWLALAGGVALSYFCEGWIGLRTQYYISAVYKAQYLNDMLYQKMAFFDQEENSHGTLSARVSGDAKQLEELLGVNLALMISAMFNVIGCMAISLAFGWKLGLICMSVALPVMLAAGRWKLKHEVHFDKMNSAVFMESSQFATEAIEAVRTVSSLTMEDSINGRYRELLDGHVKKANRKAQWTSAIFGFADSVSLGVQALLLWYGGTLLASGEYSMEAFFVCFMAVMQGSEAGSMGLALAPSVVQVTASANRILDVQRSVDPDHQNTSGQLHAITDTEGGVKIELRDVSFKYPTRDTPIFDHLNLTIEKGQYAAFVGASGCGKTTIISLLERFYDVQPGNGAVLCEGQDIKDSNVFEYRENISLVSQESAMFRGSVRDNVLFGISDPDSVSDDQIHQVCRDAFIHDFIVSLPEGYNTDVGQRGVSMSGGQKQRIAIARALIRDPKLLLLDEATSALDSESEKMVAAAIDQARNGRTVISVAHRLSTIQNADVIFVFDDGKVVEKGTHTELVNKHGIYWEMCQSQALDR from the exons ATGACTGCCGATACGAACCATAATGACAACCGCgaagaacaaaagaagcaCCCTTCTGTAACCGAAAATAACGAGCGACCGCAAAGAACCCCCCAAGTCTCCGACTACCTTCGAGTGTTCAACTACGCTACAAAATGGGACTTTTTCATCTATGCCCTGGCTTCAGTTGCTTCCATCGGCGCTGGAATCACCATGCCTCTGATGAACATCATCTTTGGTCAACTCGTCAATCAGTTCACGGACTTTGCCAAATCTAGCACTGAAAACTCCAGTGATGGGTTTCGAGACATCTTAGACAGACAAGTACTTTACATCGTGGGCCTCTTTATCGGTCGCTGGGGTCTTAACTCCATCAATAAGTACTGCTTTCGCATGATTGGTATCCGCCTGTCATCTGCTATCCGTCTTCATTACCTCCAATCCCTGTTCTCCCAGTCCATCCATGTTATCGACTCGATGCCAGCTGGTGCACCAGCGACCGCCATCACCTCCACGTCAAACACCCTCCAAGTTGGCATCTCAGAGCGCTTGGGCACCTTCTTGGAGTATAACGGTACAATTTGGGCCTCAATCATCGTCGCCTTCGTTTGGAGTTGGGACATCACTCTGGTCACGGCTTCCTTGATACTGTACATGGCCACTGCCATGTCAATCACGATGCCGATACTGGTCAAGGGCCAGACTGCGACCGGAACtgcagatgctcaaggtaCAGCTATTGCGAGCGAAGCATTGAAGGGCATCCGTCTTGTCACAGCCTGTGGCGCCCAGTCTCGTGTTATGTCTCGATATCAGGAATGGGTCCGAAAGGCTATGGTGGAAGGCCAGAAGATCGCGCCCTTCACTGGCCTGCATCTTGCCTTTATT TTCTTTGGTGTGTTTGGCGCATTCGGTCTGTCCTTCTGGTATGGCACCAAACGCTACATTGACGGCGCGATTGACAACCCTggagtcatcatcattgtaCTCATGTCAGTCATGTTGATCATTACCTCACTGGAGCGTATCGCGACACCTCTCATGGCCATCAGTAAGGCCATGGTCGCGGCCTGTGAGTTTTTCACTGTTATTGACGCCCCGCTACCTACTTCAGGCTCTCTCAAGCCAGACATCACATCATGTGACATTGTTTTTGACGGCGTTACCTTTGAGTACCCAAGCCGCCCCGGTGTTTGTGTTCTCGATGCTTTGAACCTTTGCATCCGCTCTGGGCAAAACACGGCCATTGTCGGACCATCAGGTTCTGGTAAAAGCACCATTGTCGGGCTGCTAGAACGTTGGTACTCTCTGAAGGAACATCACATCCTCCCTCAAGTTGTCCAAGcaacaccaaagccaaaggcCGACGACAGCCCGGAGGTCTTGCCTGGAGGGGAGGTTGAAGCTTCTGGTAATGCCAAACTGGCCGGTacaatctcaatctcgggTCACAGTattgaggatcttgatctcaagTGGTGGCGATCGCAAATTGGACTGGTCCAGCAGGAgccttttctcttcaacgacaccatcTTTAACAACGTCGCTCATGGCCTCATCGGCTCTAAATGGCAAGACGAGcccgaagaaaagaagcggGCGCTTGTCAGCCAAGCATGCAAGGAAGCATATGCGGACGAATTCATCAATCGGCTCCCCGAT GGCTATGACACTCGCGTCGGCGATGGTGGTGCGAAGCTCTCCGGTGGTCAAAAGCAACGTCTCGCGATCGCCAGAAGTATCATTAAGCAACCtcacatcatcattctcGATGAAGCAACCAGCGCGATTGATGCGAAAAGTGAGAAGATCGTCCAAGCCGCTCTCGACAGAGTTACCCAAGGCCGCACAACTATCACCATTGCTCACCGCCTCTCTACTATCAAGAAGGCAGACAACATCATTGTTCTACAGAAAGGAAAAGTTGTTGAGCAGGGCGCGCACGCAGATCTCATCGCCAGGGCGGGCGTGTACTCTGCCCTGGTTGGAGCACAGGCTCTTCGAGTCGCTGATCAAGCGGAGGATACTGCCGCTTTGCCCGACGCCGAGAAGATTGAGCATAGCTCAGAGCTGGAGGTTACCAAGATGGACGTTTCAGTATCTtctggagatgaaggcgatGCTTCCACCAAGCCACGAGGTTTCTTCCAGAGCTTTGGTCGACTTCTCCGTGAACAACGTGGGAAATGGCCCAATTATCTGGGTATCATTTTGtcttccatggctgttgctgccggAACACCGATCCAGGCCTGGCTCTTTGCTAAAGCTATTGGAGTGTTTCTTTCTCAGGGCGACGAGCTCAAACGGGAGAGTAACTTCTGGGGTCTCATGTGGCTCGCACTCGCTGGAGGCGTCGCACTCTCGTATTTCTGCGAGGGCTGGATCGGCCTTCGCACACAGTATTATATCAGTGCCGTCTACAAAGCGCAGTATCTCAACGATATGCTTTATCAGAAGATGGCTTTCTTTGACCAGGAGGAAAATTCCCATGGTACATTAAGTGCTAGGGTTTCGGGTGATGCGAAGCAGCTGGAAGAGCTTCTGGGTGTCAATCTTGCGCTCATGATCTCCGCCATGTTCAATGTCATCGGCTGCATGGCCATATCTCTCGCCTTCGGTTGGAAGCTCGGCCTGATTTGCATGTCTGTAGCTCTACCAGTCATGCTAGCCGCGGGTCGCTGGAAGCTCAAACATGAAGTCCACTTTGACAAGATGAACTCGGCTGTCTTTATGGAAAGCTCACAATTTGCGACCGAAGCGATTGAGGCAGTCCGTACAGTGTCTTCCCTCACCATGGAAGACTCCATCAATGGCAGATATCGCGAGCTCTTGGATGGCCACGTCAAAAAGGCAAATCGCAAAGCTCAATGGACTTCAGCAATCTTCGGTTTCGCAGACAGTGTCAGCCTTGGTGTCCAAGCGTTGCTTCTCTGGTATGGAGGCACTCTCTTGGCCAGTGGCGAGTACTCGATGGAGGCTTTCTTTGTGTGTTTCATGGCTGTGATGCAGGGTTCCGAGGCTGGTAGTATGGGACTCGCCCTTGCGCCCAGTGTCGTACAAGTTACGGCTTCAGCGAACAGGATCTTGGATGTGCAGCGGTCTGTAGATCCTGATCACCAGAACACATCTGGACAACTGCATGCTATCACAGACACTGAAGGAGGTGTCAAGATCGAGCTACGGGATGTCTCGTTCAAATACCCTACCAGAGACACCCCCATCTTTGACCATTTGAACCTCACGATTGAGAAGGGTCAATACGCTGCTTTTGTCGGAGCATCTGGATGCGGTAAAACTACAATTATCTCACTTCTTGAGCGCTTTTACGATGTCCAACCTGGTAACGGAGCTGTCTTGTGCGAAGGtcaagacatcaaggacaGCAACGTCTTCGAGTATCGAGAAAATATTTCGCTCGTGTCCCAAGAATCCGCCATGTTCCGGGGCTCAGTTCGCGACAACGTCCTTTTTGGAATCTCTGATCCTGATTCTGTGTCCGACGACCAGATTCATCAAGTCTGTCGCGACGCTTTCATCCACGACTTTATAGTTTCTCTTCCTGAAGGCTACAACACCGACGTCGGCCAGCGAGGCGTGTCAATGTCGGGCGGCCAAAAGCAACGGATTGCTATTGCGCGCGCTCTGATTCGAGATCCTaagctcttgctcttggatGAAGCGACATCGGCTCTCGACTCGGAATCCGAAAAGATGGTTGCAGCTGCGATTGACCAGGCTCGCAACGGGAGGACTGTCATCTCAGTAGCTCATAGGTTGTCAACCATCCAGAATGCTGAtgtcatctttgtctttgatgacgGTAAAGTGGTAGAGAAGGGGACACATACTGAGCTTGTCAACAAGCATGGTATCTATTGGGAAATG TGCCAGAGCCAGGCTTTGGATCGATGA